Genomic window (Equus asinus isolate D_3611 breed Donkey chromosome 8, EquAss-T2T_v2, whole genome shotgun sequence):
GGGTGCCCTTGGACACCCCCTTCTGCATTCTGAACCCGGGGGGCTCAGAGCGTTCAGGCTGGCAAACGTCCCACGTCCTGTGCCACAGGGAACCCCTCGCAGTCCACGTCCCTGCACTACATGAGCCCCTACCAGCTGAACGCCTACGCACTGGCCTTGACCGCCGTCGGCGAGATCATCCAGCACTACGACAGCGACAAGATGTTCCCCGCCCTCGGCTTCGGGGCCAAGCTGCCCCCAGACGGCAGGGTGTCCCACGAGTTCCCACTGGTAGGATATCCCGGGAGGAAGGGCTGCGGGCCGAGCAGGCATGGGGTGTGGTGCCGAGCCTGGGGAGGGGCATTTCCCATCCTCCCCGCCTAGGGACTTAAGGCACAGcctttgttgggggggggggcgggggaagcTGCCCGCTCTGTGGAGGGGTCTTGTATCAGGGCCTCTAGAAACCCACTCCCCACCCTGCTCACAAACACTCCCCTCCACGTCTGAAGCCACCACAGTGGGCTCTGGCCTCCTTTTCCTGAGAAGACCTGGGTGGAAGTGCAGTGGAGACGTGGCTGCACTGTCCACCAAGGGCCCCGAAATGAGGATAAAGGGGTGTGGACTGGGTATGGGCAACTGCAGCTAATTCCAGGAACCCCCTGAGATGGGGGCCCTGTGGAGGTGACTCCTCAGgccacctcctctccctccctcccacgaGTTGGGGACAGTCAGTCACTGGATCACTAACAGCAAATATCCCTCACGTGCCTGTggagtgccaagcactgtgctgggcacagggcaCAAGAGGATGGATCAGCCGCTGGCAGTCATTTTAGGGTGTGGTGGGCTGGCCCGAGCTTTCCTGAGGGGAGCAGCCGGAGCTCTTGGGGGCCTAGCTGAGCAGGTACATGGAGGGGGTCAAGGAGCAGGTTTAGATGTTGCCCTTCAGGATGGGCCCTGGgggctccctcccctgcccccccctCACCAGAGAAGAGTTAGGGGAGCCCAGACCTctggcctccccaccccagctctgcccccagaGACCCCCAGGCTGCCCTCTTTCCCAACCCTCCTTCCTGGGCTCAGCCTCCCCATCCACTGTGCCCCCAGAACGGCAACCAGGAGAACCCCTCGTGCTGCGGCATCGATGGCATCCTGGAAGCCTACCACCACAGCCTGCGCACGGTGCAGCTCTACGGCCCCACCAACTTCGCCCCCGTGGTCACCCACGTGGCCAGGTAAGTGCTCGGGTCAGTAGACCCCCATCCCAACGGCTCACAAGGCGTTTGTTTCCACATCTGTCCTCTCAGGAAGGCGGAGGGAGTGTCTCTTCCCATTGACTCACCTTTCAGGGAACTCTGATCCTAAAGAGACCGCCCCCCTTCAAAGAGCTGTCTCGCTAAAGTGTTAAGGGTCCTTGTGGGGGGAAAACATGGCCAGAGCCCGGCCAGACGGACCTTCAGCCCCTGTGCCCCCCAGGAATGCGGCCGCAGTGCAGGATGGCTCCCAGTACTCCGTGCTGCTCATCATCACCGACGGGGTCATCTCGGACATGGCGCAGACCAAGGAGGCTATCGTCAATGTAAGCAGGGTCTggggacgggggaggggaggggtctcTGTCTGCCTCTTAGGGGACCCAGGGGCATGCTCTCCTGCTCCTTTAGGGACATGCTTGGGGCGtggcttctcctctccccaccctccttggGACCACTCCTGGCTTCTTGCTGCAGAGCCTGGAGGGCTGGGCAGTGGGCTTTGGGGGGTGGGGCACACCGGCTGATGAGGGCTCCTGCTCCTAAGCTTTGTACCCACCACTTCATCACACTGGGTGGCCCACTACTTCCAGATGCCCGTGGCTCTCCCATTAACCCAACTTTGGGTTTGCTACCCTGGACCCCAGCCGGCCTGGCCAGGTAGAGGAGGTGAGAGGCACAGGAACGTGGCTCCCGCTCCCAGCTGGTCTGCCTGTATAAGGGGCCCCAGCCACAGCTGGCCCTCCTTTCAGGCCCCTGTAAAAGATGTCCCACATGATGGAGGCCCAGCGGCAGGAGAGGGGATGGAGGTGTCTCACAGAAGCAGACCTGTGACCCATTTCCCCTCTGCCCCCTTCCCCCTCAACCTTCTCCTCCTCGCTGATGCCCCACCTCTGTTTCCTTTGGTCTGTATTCCTGGCTGCCTTCTCCCCCGCCCCaactcctctttctctgtttctctgtgtgtctccatccacctctcttccatttcttctctgtctgcctttcttTTGATCCACCTCCTTCTGTCCCTACCCATGATTTACCCTTTCTTTTAACTGGCCCCTCGCCTGGGTCCACCCCCTCTCCATGCTGTCTCCCAGGCTGCCAAACTCCCCATGTCCATCATCATCATCGGCGTGGGCCAGGCGGAGTTCGACGGTGAGTCCCCAGACCCCTAGATGTTTCCCCAGAGGCTCAGGCCCTTGGGGATGACCCGTCCCAAAAGAGTGAGAGCTCACGCCTGGGCGTGGGTGACTCTCTGGGTGAGCAGGCAGGGTGTGAGGTGCGTTTGTTTGCGCAGGGAGGGGAGTGTCAGGGTGTGTACCCTACACCCACATCCCAAGGCTGTGGGGAGGCCCCACGTCACTCCTCCCTCCTCCAACCCTGGGagcctggggagggtgggggagctgGAGCCCTGGGCTACAAGTCAGAGACTCACCCGGCTGGGCTCCTCCTGTCtcgtggcctcagtttcctcttctctaacATGGGGGTCTGGTCTGACGGTCTCTGCCCTGAATTGGCCGGGATTGGAGGATAAGTCCACTGTCTTGCCAGGCCCAGGTACCCACCATTaattcccccacccccatgcccctcctccctgcacaGCCATGGTGGAGCTGGATGGTGACGACGTGCGGATCTCCTCCCGGGGGAAGCTGGCCGAGCGGGACATCGTCCAGGTGAAGCCCAGACCCTGCCTGCCCCGTGGAAAATTTGAGAGCCCCTCTAGCCAGGTTGACCTCACACCCACTTCTGAAGCCTTCTGTGGAAAAGGGCCTTGGAGGGGGCACTGGGAGCCCCAGAGTGGCCTGGCCACCACAGAAGGGAACAGAAGTCAGGCTTGGGTCCCACTTCTCTGTGGgctgtcccagctctgccatgtcTGAGACTCACCCCCAACATTGTTGTTGCCCCGACCAGGATGCTCTGCCCAGCCCTCTGAGCCCCGGCCCCACGGCCTCCTGCAGAGGACATCCATCTAACTGCTTGCAGCTGCTGTCGTTCTCTGCTGGGCTGCCTTCCCCGGGCGATGGCAAACCCCTCGAGGGGGAGCCGGTGTCTTTAGTGTCGCTGCAGCCCTCCCCGAGAACAGGCACTGCTTGCCTTGTTGAGTCCGTGTCTCAACATCTCCACGTAGGCCGGCAAATGCAATGAGCAGACAGGCCTTTGTCCTCAGGGGATCCCCGTCCAGTCCAGCCTCAGAACGCACCCCAGTAAGCCCGGCCCTCCCTGAATCTGAGACTGAGTCCCTAGTGCTTAGGAGATTCGTAATAAAAAACTGACTTTCTCCATAACCCCTGgattgaaaaaaatcagaggGGGGGCAGTCATTCCAGACATGGAGACCAAAGATAGGGGGATGGAAACACCCAGAGCCAGGGCAATCTGGGAGGCAGGATGCGGTATGCAAAGGCCTAGAGGCGGGAGTGAGCCCGAGGCTCTCCAGGGTTGGGGACACCCGGGGAGGAAGCCAAAGGGGCCTGACTGTAGGTGTccgccagagagaaagagaagcagggcCAAAGAGACCAAGAGGGCTCTGCCTGAGAGGTATGAGGAGACAGGAGAGCCCGTTTCCAGAAGCCAGGGGACTCCTTCAGCCTTTCCTGGGCGCCTGCTGAGCGCCTGTGCTCAGTGCCAAGACCTGAGAGGTTAAGGACTCTTGTTGGGTGGTGTCTCCTGGCACCGAATAGGGGCTCATTACTTACGTGTTGAGTGAATGGAAGAGCAGTGACTCCGACAATTCACCCTCAGGGGGAGGGGTCGAGGGAAGTGGgcggaggctggggaggagggggacaggATCCCAGGCTTGGAGATTTGGGGGGCTGGGTCCGGCAGGAGCCCTCGCCTGACCCTGCCTTCCCTGCTGGCCAGTTCGTACCCTTCAGGGACTACGTGGACCGCACCGGCAACCACGTGCTGAGCATGGCGCGCCTGGCCCGCGACGTGCTGGCCGAGATCCCGGACCAGCTGGTGTCGTACATGAAGGCGCAGGGCAtccgcccgcgccccccgcccgccgccccggcgcAGTCGCCCCCGCAGTCCCCGGGCCGCACGCCCCCTGCCTCCCCCCTGCACACGCACATCTGAGCCCGGCCTGCGGCAGGGTTGGGGCCTGGGGAAGCCaagaggaggacaggcaggggcCCCAGACCCAGCTACTGTCCACCCAGCCCGCCCGGCCTTTGGCGCCTGTGTGCCTGGGCTGCGGCAGGGGGCGGGGTCTCTGGAGACTCCTCCCACTTTCCTGACCGCACAGCCCCAATCCAGGGAGCTGGGGGCCACAGGTGGTGGAGGTGGCTTCTGAGCCcctgctcttctcttctttccctgacACCTGGTTCTAACCCAGCCAGGAAGGTGTTAACAATCAGGATATTTGGGGTCTCCCTCAGCCCACCTGAGCGATCCCGTGTGCTCCTGTAAGAAGCCTGGTCTGGgcctccctcctccaggccctgTTGTCCCTCCCCACTCCTGTGGTGTCTACTCCTGTCGCCCACCCCTAACCGCCACCCCAGTATCTACCTTGTCCCTAGTTCCGGGGAAGCCCGGGGGCTGCCAGGGTGCCGGGATGTCTGAACGCGGACACTGCATGCCGTGGGAGCTTTGCAGAcccaggaggagaggctgggtggGCCAGAAAGGGAGGCTTTTCGGGCACAGGTCCTTTCTGGTGCCTCTCAGGCCCCATGTGACGCTGGTTCTAGACACACGCATCCACAGGGGGCCCCCGGACACCTCCACGGTtggctcccctcctgcccccaggggcTGCTCAGGGTCCTTGGTGCCCACTCCCTGCTGTCCACTGGAGGCCTGGGCGGGGAGCAGCCTGGCCCCGGCACTCCCACACTGCCCCCCTGTCCATGGACAGGAGACGGGAGTCCTGGGTTCAAGCCCTGCCTGCGGGGGGAACCCAAGCCAGGCCCCTCTGCCTTCTGGGTCCATTCCCACATCTGTGAGGCAAGAGGGCTGGCCAGTGGTCCAGGGTTTACCTTCGAATCTGGTGTGCTGAGAGTCCATTCATCCCGTGCCGGCTTTCCCACCCCACTCCTCAccagcacagcccctcccccaggccgtCTTGGCTCTAGGGTCACCCTGTTCCAAGCTGTCCCCCCAAATCCACCCTCATCTTTCAGCCTGGGCTCTGGTGTCTGAGCCGGAGCccctgcccctgctgtgggaAAGGTGAGACAGGCATTCTCACCCCGGGTCCCCCAGCGCCCAGCCTGTGGCCACGTGGGGAGCAGGTCATGCATGccagtccctccctcccccggggTGCCTCAGCCCCCTCAGGCCCCCGAGCCTGGGAAGAGAGCAGCCCCGATCCCCATCTGCTGCCCGACACCGCTTCCCTCCCAGTCGTGCATGATGGTGGTGTTTCCACGCTGTCTGCTCCTGTGCCCGCCTGTCTCTGAGACAGTCTCTGTGTGGAACTTGCCTTAAACTGAAGTAAATTTGGTTCTTTTACTAAggttccttgttttctttcctcctgtgaAAAGTAGCACCGATGCTGCTGTGTGACAGAGTCCAcgttctcctctccctctctcccattcCTTTCAACAGGGTTTACTGAGCAGCTATGATGTGCCCAGATCTGTGCTACACACTGGGGACACAGAGAACAAACACAGGCCTGTCTCCACATAGAGCTCACGGCAAACACACGCATAAGACAGGGAACACACAGCAAGCACATAAATAGGTAAATAATGTAATTATTTGGCGATAAGAGttacaaagaagaataagaagGTAGAGAGTGACGTGGTGATATTTTAGATGAcgtggtcagggagggcctctctgaggacGTGATGTTTGAGATGAGCCCTCagtgagagagggaggcaggctgATAGCTGAGGCAAGAGAGCTCCACATAGAGGAaatgcaagtgcaaaggccctgaggtggcagCGTGTGTTTGAAGGACAGCAAGGAGACTGGTGTGGTTGGAGTTGCGTTAAGGAGGGGAGAGTGCAGGAGATGGGGTCAGGGAGGTGAAGAATCCAGAATGCATACGGCCTGTAGGCCACTGTGAGGAGGTGAGAGAGATGAGTCGGATGATTCTCTAAAGCAAGCAGGTCACCTTACTGCACTGGATCACTCATTTGCTCATCTCCACAGTCCTCACTGAGTGTCAGTGCCAGGCCCTGCTCAGGTCTGGAGACGCTGACTCACCACTTGCACCCACAGGGGGCCACCCTCTGCTCTGGAACAATGAGCAAGGAAATCCCACAACCCTGGGTAGCGATGCCAAcccagcaggaggggctggggtctgTGAGCAACAAAGGGGGGTTCTTGGCGCCGCTGGACCATACTCGGGCCAGTGCCCAGGATGAGTTACTGCTCCTCTGTGCGAGGGGACCGTCACTCCTTCCTCCACGATCGTTGTACAGCCATTAGAGCGGCATGCAGATATGCACACGTGCACGGGACCCACAGAAGCTTAGGTACACAACAAACACCATTTTCCTCCTTGTCCCTCTTCACATATAAATCCCTGTGGCCACTGGGGACCAGGATCACAGGGCAAGTGGACTGCTCTCTTCTCTGGCAGGCTTGCCCTCGGCTCAGCCTTCCAGGCAGCCGTTCCCAATCTGCACATCACAAGAAATTTGGTACTAATTACACCAGAGGGCAGGACTTGTTTACTGCTTACAAATGTGATGGGAAATGAGAGCTGACTCACGCTGCCCCTGTGATTAGATGCCCCTCTGACTTGCATTCCGACACGCTTTGAGTGGGAACCGGGTGGGGTCACAGCTCAGGAAGGGGGAAGTTCCCAGAACCAGCAGCCTGTTTCACCTCACCTTGGTCACCGTGGGAAAGTGTCCGGAGGAGATGCCCGCCCGGCAGGAGAATGAGGCTCAGACCACTGCCCCAGGGTGCCGAGAGCATGTTTCCTGCTCAACACTGTCGCTTCTCCCCTGGGTtctttcccaaagtgtgttcccCGGAACACTGGTCCCTGGCATGGATTTGGGGAAGCTGCCTGCTTGGAGCCCCTCTCAGAGGGTCCCAGTGGCCCTTGGGGTAttcaaggctctgagaagtcctgcagcaatGAGATCAGTTTGAATTGGTTCAaccatttctcaaacttttcgACGACAGAGCCCGTGCGTGTGTGTTTAGCTGTAACCCTATTACCAAGCAGAGTATGTCGTCTTGGGAATTTCAGTATAGACAATCTCCCCAGTCCCCAGGCCAGCAGAGAAGCCTGAGGCCTGCCCAcagggggccagagggagggcgTGGAGTTTGGGAATTTCTCAGAGAAGAtaggggtaggggggtggggacCTCCAGTCGGCtctggagagaagaaaggggCCCCAAAAGGGTCCCTGCCCCAGCCACGCTGGGAAGAGAAACtacagggaagaaaggaaggcgTTCAGAAATTCGCAGGCCCGGACTCTCACTCTGTGTTGCCTTCGTGTCCCTTACTGGGCTGAGAGGTGGGTGTGAcagagctggggggggggggggcggtgcaggcagggaagggagaggtggCTGAAAGGCTCTCCTAGGCTGTGAGCCCCACCCAGGCTGTGGCTGGCCTCTCCCCTCGCCCCACTCAATCCCCAGGCCTTTAGGAATCAGGACCCCAGGCTGTCAGCCCCCAGATCATTCCTCCACCTGCTTCTCTACCCTTTGAAGTCCCGTTACCACCCTCTTGTCTACTCATTCAGATGCCcctgaattaataaaaataaatgatggtaATAGTAGTAATGACCAACACTCACATGCATTTACCAAGCACCAGCcttcttctaagcactttacgtgTGTTAAGTAAGTTTATCTTCATAACAGCCCTGTGAAGAAGGGACGGTCATTATCGCAtcttccagatgagaaaactgaggcacagagatgttaaggGATTTGTGCAAGGTCATACAACTGGAAAGTAGTAGAGTCTGTGGGTCTGTGAGCCCCAAGGTAGAATGGAAACATTGACCTGGTTGCCACTTAGTTGCTGTGTCACCTTTGCTGGGCCACCTGccctctctggatctcagtcTCCTCACCAGTAAAACGGAAGGGACGGGCTCTAATATCGCTAAAGGGTTTTCCCGTCTCTCTTGATTCTCAGCCTTCCCCTCAGCCTATCCTCTCAGACCCCAGCCAGACCCCATAGGCCTCCTGGGGCCCTGTCATGGCCCGGCTGGATGGGCTCCATCACCATACCAGCCCCTCCCACACCCCTGGGGTGCCTGGCTGCCATCGGCCTGCAGAAGAGTTTCCTGAGCCCTGCCCGGAAGGCACGGGAGAGACAGAAGCACAGGATGGGGCTGACGGCACAATTGGAGTAGGCCAGGATGGTGCAGAGGCCGGATGTCACGAAAGCCGTCGGCGTGGCGGGCAGGCCACCCATGGCCGCTACATAGCCGAGCACGGAGCAGGGCCCCCACATCAGCACGAAGACCAGCAGCACTATAAGGATGAGCCCCGTGTTCTCCCGGTGCTCCTGGATGCTCTCCCCGACGGGGCCCCGTGGCCGTGTCCACAGGAGCCAGCCCACGTGGCTGAAAGAGCAGCCCAGGCCCAGCACGCAAGGCAGGAAGGCCAGAGCCCCCAGCAGCGTGAAGTAGCAGGAGGTCCAAGCAGGGCTCAGAAGCAAGAGGCAGGCCCGGGCCCGCACTGCCTCCTCCACCACCACTCTCTGGAACAGCCAGTTGGGCAACGAAGCAGTGAGGCCCAGGATCCACATGGCCCCACAGAGCAGCAGGCGGGCACCCTGGCTGCATGGGAGGGCCACGTCAGGCCGGGCCACTGCCACGTGGCGCAGAAGGGCCGTGGCCACCATGCTGTAGAAGGTACAGAACATGGTGGCGTTGTTGGTGGCCTGGCTGGTGGTGCAGACGGCCTGGCCCAGCCACCAGTCATGCCTCAGGAAGCTCAGCAGCAGCACAGGCACCACACAGGACAGGAAGAGCAGGTCAGACAGCGTGATGTTCACCATGAGGCTGGTGGTCAGGGCGAGGAGCGGGCGAGGGGTGCCGGGGCCCTGGCCCACCACCAGCAGCATGAGCCCATTGGCCAGCAGCCCCACCAGCAGGATGAGGCCGCAGGCCCCAGCAAAGATGAGTCGGAGCCGTTGCTCGGGTGTAGCTGTGAGCCTCGCGGTGAACGTGACATTGGGTTCCATCCTCCTGCTCCAAACACACAAGGACAGCGTAGAGACCAACCCGAGGGCCGCCCCTCCTTCCCTGCGgagccccctcctctcccagacacctgcacacagcaggtgccctTGGCGGACATTAGCCCCTGTAGACCTCACAACAACCTGATGGGACAGGCTCCTCGACAGTCTGGGTTCCAATCCCACCTCTGCTCCTGGGTAGCTCCATGACCCTGGGAATGTTACCTAATGTTtctctacctcagtttcctcaactctcaaaaagtgaggaaataaagaaaataaaacacatgtcAGGGGCCAgtctcgtggccaagtggttaaattcgcacactctgcttcggcggtccagggtttcgccggttcatatcctgggcgcggacatggcaccactcgtcaggccatgctgaggtggtgtcccacacagcacaaccagaggcactcacaactagaatgtataaCTGTGTATTGggtggctttagggagaaaaaggaaaagaaataaaatctttaaaaaaaaacacatcaacAGGGTCTGCCACTAAAAGGTGAGATTcaggtaattttcattttcttctttttaatttatctctAAAACTTCTGCAGGGAGTAAGAATTGAAtctgataaataaatattatatatatatatttttttttttttttgagcaaaacCTTGCCCTACCTGTGAAACAGGCAGATTTTTATCTGAGGTTCAAGTAAGAAAGTGGATACGCAAGGGTTTCCAGAAGGTGTAAAGCCCCAGGCAGTGGTTCTCTGCACATTGGGATCATCTGAGGAGTTTCAAAAAtactagggctggcctggtggcatagtggttaagttcacacgctccaattcgggggcccagggttcatggattcagatcccgggtacggacctacacaccactcatcaagccaggctgtggtggcatcccgcatacagaatagaggaagattggcacagatgttggttcagggccaatcttcttcaccaaaaacaacaacaacaacaaaacaaacaaacaaatgcctGAGTCCCACCCCCGAAGAcgtgatttaattggtctgggctTTGGCATTTTTGAAAGATCCCCGATGACTGTAAGGGGCAGACCACCTTGGGAACCACACCCTCTATGGTAGTGCTGTGCTGGTACCTAACAGGGTAGGGGCAAGCACTGCACCCCAGCTGTCGGATCTTCCTCCTCACCCTGGCTCCTTCCCACAGGCTGAAGACATGGGGAACCCCCAACTGAGAGGACTCAAGCTGGGAGGTGGGGTCTAGACATCCCAACCTGCGCCTGGGGGCCAGGACCCCCAGCTTTAGTGGGGAGAGACTTGCCCATTAACTCAATGAATAAATAGTTCCTGAGTGTTTACCCTGAGCCAGGTTCTGGGAATCCGGCAGCAAACAAGACAGTGGGGTCCTAATTCTAGTCCCCATTCCCTTTCCTCCTGCACTGGGGGTAGGGCTGGAGAGACCCCTCTCTAGCTGGCTCGGAGCAAGGACTGGGGGTCCCCGGAGCCCCTCCTGCAGAGCCCTGTCTGGGGGACTTGCTTGGTCTCGGGGACCCTGTAGCATCAACCTGCCTGAGGGCAGCTCAGAAGAGACCGGAGACTGCGGACTCTCTGTGGGGTCTCAGACTGCCCCAGGgcctgcaggggagggaggaatgagggACAGGCCAACACCCTAACTGCCCTGGAGGGACGCTGTAATGAAGCCACTCTCTCTGCATTTGTTACTGTATATTTTTTCCACCTGGCCCAGGCCTGCCTGCCAATGACATGcctggaaggaaggggaggggcgggaaaggcagaggaaaaagaagaagggatggggagagggaaagaaaggctCGAGGGACCGGGCCCCTGCTCCACCCaagcttcctttcctgcctctaaGAAGCTCCATGACTACGTGGTCAAGCTTGTGGGcactgcagcctgggttcaaaacCCCGCTCCACcacctgctggctgtgtgactgtggacaaGTTACTCAgtcctctgtgcctcactttcctcgtctgtaaaatgggataataataggCCCAATCTCATagggttgatgtgaggattaaatgaagtaacacAAGTTAAGTGctcagaacagcgcctggcacagagtaggcgctTGGTAAATGAAGGCCGTTGCTCTGCTCCTGCGCACCCTTAGTTCCCAAAGCTCTCTGCCCTAacatccctgccctcccccctcaCTCCACATCCTGAGCCCCATCAGCCCAGTCCCACCCTCCTTTTCTTAATCAGCCTCAAGCTCAGTTGTGACCAGAGGCCCCTTGGCTGACATGCCCCGAGGACTCACCGCTTGCCTGGAAGTTCGCTCTGAAGTCCAGCTTGAGTCCCTCCGGGGGCTCTCCTCGCCTGCCTTGTGCTGCTCTGTGGTTCCTGAGCCCTGCTTGCTGACTTGGAGCCCTCTGACACCGGGAGAGGCTGGCCTCCCCTCCACCACTGTTCTCTGCACAGAAGCTGGATCGAGCCAGGGAAAGCCGAGAGAGGGCTCTGGGCAGGTGTGCGTCGCTTCCTGCGCCCCACCTCTAGGGAACCTGAGCTAGCTGC
Coding sequences:
- the LOC106824509 gene encoding galanin receptor type 3-like, with the protein product MEPNVTFTARLTATPEQRLRLIFAGACGLILLVGLLANGLMLLVVGQGPGTPRPLLALTTSLMVNITLSDLLFLSCVVPVLLLSFLRHDWWLGQAVCTTSQATNNATMFCTFYSMVATALLRHVAVARPDVALPCSQGARLLLCGAMWILGLTASLPNWLFQRVVVEEAVRARACLLLLSPAWTSCYFTLLGALAFLPCVLGLGCSFSHVGWLLWTRPRGPVGESIQEHRENTGLILIVLLVFVLMWGPCSVLGYVAAMGGLPATPTAFVTSGLCTILAYSNCAVSPILCFCLSRAFRAGLRKLFCRPMAARHPRGVGGAGMVMEPIQPGHDRAPGGLWGLAGV